From one Phycisphaerae bacterium genomic stretch:
- the ychF gene encoding redox-regulated ATPase YchF gives MNAALIGLPYSGKSSLFAALTRRAVDPFAPPEPRHAVIHVPDERLEKLAEIFRPKKIVESTIEFVDIPGCSLDDPKGQQEWRRLLPNARQADLLVVVLRMFENASVPPPSGRIDPRADFQAMWDELIFADLDAVTTRVDRLLASLKKPTRTHEQEKRELALLERCREALESNQPLSAAGHSEEERKLLASFAFLTEKPILCVLNVSDDEAGQVFDMTFEHVHSVVTVSCSIEAELAQLEPADRTAFLADLGLKELVRDRFIRACHDAAGYLTFLTGGGEDVHAWSLRKGGSALDAAARIHTEIAQGFIRAETISFDELMEYGDLKSARAAGRVRKEGKTYVVQEGDYIIILTSG, from the coding sequence ATGAATGCCGCGCTGATCGGTCTGCCCTACTCCGGAAAGTCCTCATTGTTCGCCGCGCTGACCCGACGTGCCGTGGATCCATTTGCCCCGCCCGAGCCGCGCCACGCGGTGATACATGTTCCCGACGAACGGCTTGAAAAGCTCGCGGAGATCTTTCGTCCCAAGAAAATCGTGGAATCGACAATCGAGTTTGTCGATATTCCCGGCTGCTCACTGGACGATCCCAAAGGCCAACAGGAATGGCGGCGACTGCTCCCAAACGCGCGGCAGGCCGATCTGCTGGTCGTCGTATTGAGGATGTTTGAGAATGCGTCGGTGCCTCCCCCGTCGGGACGAATCGACCCGCGGGCGGATTTCCAGGCCATGTGGGATGAGTTGATCTTTGCCGACCTGGACGCCGTTACGACGCGCGTGGATCGGCTGCTCGCGTCGCTCAAGAAGCCTACACGTACGCACGAGCAGGAGAAGCGCGAACTGGCGCTATTGGAGCGATGCCGCGAGGCACTGGAGTCCAACCAGCCTCTGTCAGCGGCGGGGCACTCGGAGGAGGAGCGCAAGCTGCTGGCCAGCTTCGCGTTCCTGACGGAAAAGCCGATCCTATGCGTGTTGAATGTCTCGGACGACGAGGCCGGGCAGGTGTTCGACATGACATTCGAGCATGTTCATTCGGTGGTGACCGTGAGCTGCTCGATCGAAGCGGAGCTCGCGCAGCTCGAACCGGCCGATCGGACAGCGTTCCTGGCCGACCTGGGTTTGAAAGAACTGGTCCGCGACCGCTTTATCCGCGCCTGCCACGATGCGGCAGGCTACCTTACGTTCCTAACCGGCGGGGGCGAGGACGTACACGCATGGTCGCTGCGCAAGGGAGGAAGCGCACTCGACGCCGCGGCTCGCATTCATACGGAGATCGCACAGGGTTTCATCCGCGCGGAGACGATCTCCTTTGACGAGCTGATGGAGTACGGAGATCTGAAAAGCGCCCGCGCGGCCGGCAGGGTCCGCAAGGAGGGCAAGACCTATGTCGTCCAGGAAGGAGACTACATCATCATCCTGACGAGCGGGTAA
- a CDS encoding S9 family peptidase, with product MEKRRVQSCGAMVAAFLIAVLTFLPIAARADEAGGISRFIKIKSPGNAQLAPDGTLYFVHNPDGIRQLFKVPNGKTQEDAVKLTDFRDGIGGYNLSDDGRWITLSAAVGGSEQYDLFLLDTQNRKLEPVLEKPDVVYGSSVWRRDSKGFAYRANDQKPAEFHVYYYHLDERKSTPVYAGKGSNAPVDFRRDASKLVFATYHSASYSQLFEVDLRSKQQREITPAGEEWSFEPIGYTADEKEFLVNTDYKGDLKQIHAIDLATGKIRPLLPDLVGKEVDSGSLNQDRTILAVRVNDDGYSTLQLRRAGGDFAPLATPDIPRGLVGNVVFQADTLLYSLSNANTPGTVFRWSMSAPDNAPVPLTEPDTQGVDVARFRLPQLVRYPSFDQRSIPAFVYLPFDHKPGTTIPFITYYHGGPESQFRPGFNPAFQYFVSRGFGIIAPNVRGSNGYGRAYLAADNYKNRATSVRDGVWAAKYVIDQGLSEPRKIAAWGGSYGGFMTMAVITEAPELYGAACNVVGIVNFETFLKQTKDYRRHLREAEYGPLSDPEFLRSISPLYKVDRIDMPLMIAHGLNDPRVPVGEAMQVAVALKKRGVDVEELYFPDEGHGFAKEGNRLLYYEQLAKFFEEHLR from the coding sequence TCAAGATCAAATCGCCGGGCAACGCCCAACTTGCCCCTGACGGAACGCTCTACTTCGTCCACAACCCGGACGGTATCCGCCAGCTCTTCAAGGTTCCCAACGGCAAGACGCAGGAGGACGCGGTGAAACTGACCGATTTCCGCGACGGTATCGGCGGATACAACCTCAGCGACGACGGCCGGTGGATTACCCTATCTGCTGCCGTTGGCGGGAGCGAACAATACGACCTTTTCTTGCTCGACACCCAAAACCGGAAACTCGAGCCAGTTCTCGAGAAGCCGGATGTCGTGTACGGAAGCTCGGTTTGGAGGCGGGACAGCAAGGGATTCGCTTACCGGGCCAACGATCAGAAGCCCGCAGAGTTTCACGTCTATTACTATCACCTGGACGAGCGCAAGTCGACCCCGGTTTATGCCGGCAAGGGCAGCAACGCCCCTGTCGATTTCCGTCGCGACGCCAGCAAGCTCGTGTTTGCCACCTATCACTCCGCGTCCTATTCTCAGTTGTTCGAGGTCGACCTGAGAAGTAAGCAGCAGCGAGAAATTACACCGGCAGGGGAAGAATGGTCCTTCGAGCCCATCGGCTACACTGCTGACGAGAAGGAATTCCTGGTCAATACGGACTACAAGGGCGATCTCAAGCAAATCCATGCTATCGATTTGGCCACGGGAAAGATCAGGCCGTTGCTTCCCGACCTGGTGGGAAAGGAGGTCGACTCCGGCTCGCTCAATCAGGACCGGACGATCCTGGCGGTGCGCGTTAACGATGACGGCTACAGCACGCTGCAGCTACGCCGCGCGGGCGGTGACTTTGCCCCGCTTGCCACGCCGGACATTCCTCGCGGATTGGTTGGCAATGTCGTTTTTCAAGCGGACACGCTGCTCTACTCCTTGAGCAACGCCAATACGCCCGGAACGGTTTTTCGGTGGAGCATGTCCGCGCCGGACAACGCGCCGGTCCCGCTTACCGAGCCCGACACTCAGGGCGTCGATGTCGCTCGCTTTAGACTCCCGCAATTGGTTCGCTATCCGTCATTCGATCAGCGGAGTATTCCCGCCTTCGTGTATCTTCCTTTCGATCACAAGCCAGGAACGACGATTCCCTTCATCACGTACTACCACGGCGGTCCGGAAAGTCAGTTTCGCCCCGGCTTCAATCCCGCCTTTCAGTATTTCGTTTCACGAGGATTCGGGATCATCGCGCCGAATGTACGCGGGTCCAACGGCTACGGCCGCGCCTACCTTGCGGCGGATAACTACAAGAACCGCGCGACCAGCGTGCGCGACGGCGTCTGGGCGGCGAAGTACGTAATCGATCAGGGGCTTTCCGAACCGCGCAAAATCGCGGCGTGGGGCGGTAGCTACGGCGGATTCATGACCATGGCAGTGATTACCGAAGCACCGGAGCTCTACGGCGCGGCCTGCAATGTCGTCGGAATCGTCAATTTCGAGACCTTCCTTAAGCAGACCAAGGACTATCGTCGCCATTTGCGCGAGGCCGAGTACGGTCCGCTTTCCGATCCCGAGTTCCTCCGTTCCATCTCCCCCCTGTACAAGGTCGACCGCATCGACATGCCCTTGATGATCGCCCACGGATTGAACGATCCGCGCGTACCCGTGGGCGAGGCCATGCAGGTCGCTGTCGCATTGAAAAAACGGGGCGTCGACGTCGAAGAGCTCTACTTCCCCGACGAGGGCCACGGCTTCGCGAAAGAGGGCAACCGTTTGCTCTACTATGAACAGTTGGCCAAGTTCTTCGAGGAACACCTGCGGTAG